A section of the Lepus europaeus isolate LE1 chromosome 10, mLepTim1.pri, whole genome shotgun sequence genome encodes:
- the LOC133768040 gene encoding protein OSCP1-like — protein MRFRLIRQTLLIFFQDLHVRVSIFLKDKVQNSNGRFVLPVSRPVPWGTEVPGLIRMFNHKGEEVKKIKFKHGGNYVTATKEGSFELYGDRVLKLGTDMYSLNRPVDTQTSGASKNSASRAQENIAPDPLAKEELNFLARLMGGMGIKNPSGPEPGFRLNLFTTDEEEEQAALTKPEELDNKVINIQATQDQQRSEELARILGELEVTDQPRWSTSKGDDLLAMMDEL, from the coding sequence atgagattcaGGCTGATCCGTCAGACGCTCCTCATCTTCTTCCAAGACCTGCACGTCCGGGTGTCCATATTTCTGAAGGACAAAGTTCAGAACTCGAATGGCCGCTTCGTGTTGCCAGTGTCCAGGCCTGTTCCCTGGGGGACTGAAGTTCCTGGACTCATCAGAATGTTCAACCACAAAGGTGAAGAAGTGAAGAAGATAAAGTTCAAGCATGGTGGAAACTATGTCACTGCAACCAAAGAAGGTTCCTTTGAACTTTATGGAGACCGAGTCCTGAAACTAGGAACTGACATGTACAGCCTGAATCGGCCCGTGGACACCCAGACGTCTGGAGCATCAAAGAACTCCGCCTCGCGAGCACAGGAGAACATCGCTCCAGATCCGCTTGCTAAAGAAGAGCTGAATTTCCTGGCCAGGCTGATGGGAGGGATGGGGATTAAGAACCCCAGTGGCCCCGAGCCAGGATTCCGATTGAATCTGTTTACCACCGATGAAGAAGAGGAACAGGCAGCCCTAACCAAGCCAGAAGAGTTAGACAACAAAGTCATCAACATACAAGCTACGCAGGACCAGCAACGGAGCGAGGAGCTGGCCAGGATCCTGGGGGAGCTGGAGGTCACTGACCAGCCGAGGTGGAGCACCAGCAAGGGGGACGACCTGCTGGCGATGATGGATGAGTTGTAG